ACCATCGTCGGCATCGGCTTCACGGGCACCTCGTCCGTCCATTTCGGCATCAGGCGGGCCAAGCACTTCACGGTCGTCAGCGACACACGGATCACCGCTGTCACCCCTGCCCGGGCCGGTGCGTCGGTGCCCGTCACGGTGACCGCGAGCGGCGGACGCGCGGTCGTCGGTCGCTTCTACTACCACCACTATCCCGCGATGACGGCCCTCACCCCGTCCTTGGGATCCGTCCTGGGAGGCGGACAGGTCACCATCACCGGCAAATGGCTGTCCGGGATCGAGGAAGTGTGGTTCGGCACCACAGCGGTCGTCCCCACCGCGGTATCGGACTCCGTGGTCACCGCCTTCGTTCCGGCATCGGCCACCGCCCGCGTCGTCCCCGTCCATCTGACCACCCACGGCGGTGTCTCGAACACTCTGGACTACACCTATCTCACCACCCTCTCGATCACGGGCATCAGTCCCGTCTCCGGACCACAGATCGGTAGCAGGCCGGTGAACATCGCCGGCACCGGCTTCTCCCGGGTCAGCTCCGTCACCTTCGGGGGCAGCCCGGCCGTGTTCCGGATCATGTCGGACGTCAAGATCCAGGCCATCACCCCCGCCCACGCACCCGGCGCCGTGTCCGTCGTGGTGAGTACCGTCACGGGCGCGACGGCGGTCTCGCCGATGCCCTACACCTACACCCTCTGATCGGCGCGAACGGCGATCAGCAGCTCCGTGCAGGTCCGTCGGTGGGGGCCGTCGACGGGCGGGCCGGGCCGTGAGGAACCCGGCCATCGCGGCGGCCCAGCCGGTACCGCTGGAGCGATCAGCGACGCGGAGTCGGCGTCGTGCGGTGCGGGCGTCATGGTGCTGGAAACCGTGTGCGCCCGGCCATCGGGCCGCCACGGCCCGCGCCACCCGCTGCGCCCACCAACAGCGTCCGGCCGCCCGGGACCCACGGAAGGCAGGGGATTGGCGATCTTGCTCCGCTCACGTGGACGGGTGTCTGACGCCCGCGCCCCGCTCCCCGCCGGTGCTGCGCCGGCGCCTGGAGGTCGGCCGCCGACTGCGAGAGGCGCGCGAGTACCGGAACCTCAGCCAGCCCGAACGTGACGAGTTGGCCGGCGTGGACTTCAAGCCGATCAGCCGTATCGAGACGGGTTCGGTGACGCCGCTCCTCGACACGCTGCTGGTCCTCGCGGACGCCCTTGCCATCAGCCCGCAGCAGTTGCTGCCGCAGTGGCCCCGGCCGCCTGGGGGGTAGGCAGGGCGGCCGGGGCGGTGCTCCGGCGGCCGGTATGGCAGCCACCGCCGGAGCGGGTGCCTGCCCGGGCCGCTCACGAAGCCCGGGCAGGCGGCCTACTCGTCGTTGCCCCGGAGGCGGTCGGCCGCGACTCCGCCGAGATCGGCCGTCAGGTCGCGGGCCTCCTGGGATAGCGACTGGTCGTGCGCCGCGTTCGTGGCGGCGCCGAGCCCTCGCACAGTGGCGAAGAACTCGTCGTCATCCATCTCGTCGGCACCGGGCATGGGTCCTCCTCGTAGGTCGTGGATGTGTGGTGGGTGCCCGCCCCCGCGCAGGGGTGGGTGGTGCCAGGAGGCGGGCGGGGGCCTGCGCCGGCCCGGGCCGGCGCAGGCCACCCCAGGGGCTGAGGAGGGGCGCTCCACGCCGGGCCGGCGCAGGGTCTAGGTGGCGGCCGTCGGCCGCGGGGCAGCCGTGGCGGGCTTGGGCGGGCAGTCCGTGCCGCAGCGCCACACCTGGTGGATGTGGAGGCGGCCGTGTACCTGCCGTGCGACGGTGCCCGCGCGGCAGGCGGGGCCGACGATGTACCGGCCGCACAGGCCGCAGTGCGTGCCGAGCGCCTGTCCCTCGGTCAGGTACACGTGCGGCGCGCGGCGCAGCAGAACGGCCAGCGGCGCGGCGGTGGTCGGGTCGGTCACCGCACGGCCCCCTCTGTCGCGTGGCAGGCGTGTGCGCAGGCTTCGGCGCGCACGGAGCTGTCGCGATGTGGGGGTGGCGGCGGGTCTCCATGACGGCAGGCCCAGCACTCGCCCAGATGGCAGTCAGGGCTGAGGTATCGGTAGGTCGGCGGGCCTCCGGTGATGACCAGGGCCAGCGTCTCGTGCAGCAGGTCGGGATGGGTGAGGCAGTCCCCCGCCGGCGGGACCCACCAGCGCAACGGCGCGCCGACCGGCGTGTGCGCAGGCGGTACGAGCAGGGCCCCGGTCCGCTGCACGGTGACGCCCGCCATCGTGGCCCAGGTCGCTGTCGAGCCAGGCTCGACCAGCCATACGAGCCTGGCCCGCGCGCGGTCGTCGACAGCGGCCCCGGAGCGCTCTCGCAGCCCGTCGACGACACGAACACCCTCGTAGCTCGCCACCACGACCGCGTCGAACCACAGGCCGCACTGCACGTAAACAGCGGGGCCGCCTACCGGCAGCCAGTCGGGTAGCACCAGGCACCTCCGGAGTCATCGGGATTGTGACGATGACTGAACGTAGGGTGCCTGTGACAGCGCAGTATGAATCGCGGGAATACCCGCTGGTCAGGCCGTGGAAATCAGTCGTCCAGCCGGAAGCGGCCCGACATCCGTCGGAGCGACTCGGACAAGCTGGTCCGCTCGCCGCTCCTGATCCTGCGCAGCGTCGCCCGAGCGATCGGGTGGTTCCGGATGAGCTGCGGCGCGGTCGCCTCGGCCTTCTCCAGTTCCTTCAGGGCCTGTTCCCGCTGCCCTGTCCACAGATATGCCCGCGCCAAGTCGAGTTGGTAGTGGCCGCGCCGTGACTTCGGCAATGCGAGGACGGCCCTCTTGTCCATCTGTTCGTGGAGCCGCAGCGCCTCGTCCTGATGGCTCATCTCCAGTTCCACGTTGACACCGTGGATGGACACATTCGCGGCGCTGAAAGTGAGGCTGTGCCGGTCGAACTGCGGCTGGTGACCCGCAGCCAGCTCAGCGGCCTCACAAGCCTGGTCGATACGGTGCCGTGCTTCCGCCTCGCGCGCACCGCGTGCGGCGGAGACCGCCGCACGGAGGTGCAGGGCGCCCCAGGCCCGCACGGCGAGGGGATCGCCACGGCGGTACTCGGGCTCGATAGTGAGCAGCGCCTTGTCGGACAGAGCGACAGCGTCGGACCAGTCGGCGGTCGCCCACATGTCCCACACCCGCATCCAGTCGGCCACCGCCGGCATCAGGGCGTCACCAGACCGCTCGGCCGCCCAAGCGGCCCGCTCGCAGGTAATGGCGACCAGTTCCGGGTGCCCCAAGGCGTGCGCGGACGTGTGCCCGAACTTGCAGGCGATCGCGTAGATCGCCCACGCCTCTTCGCGCTCGTGGCCGGAGGAGACCTCAGCCAGCGCGCGGGCCTCCCGCAGCAGATCGGGCAGCACGGCCAGGATCTTGGTGTTCTGTGCGTTGTCCCGCAGTTCGTGAAGCTGGGCGGTGCGCGCCCACAGCGACTGCGACGGCCTGGGTTGCCCATCGAAAATCGGCGCCAGGTCGTAGCGACGCAGCTCCCTTATGATCGCCGCCGCCGAAACCTCCCACTGATTCGCCGCCGCGGCACCCCCGCGGTAGGGACGGTCGATCAGCTCGTTGGGGTGGATGTGCAGCACGCCGGCGACGGCGTTGATGACGCTGGTGCGGTCCAGCTCGATGAGCCCCTTCTCGGCTTTCGACACCCATCCCTGAGTTCGGCCGAGGGCGTTGGCGACGTCGGCCTGGGTGAGCCCGAGCCGGAGCCGTGCGGCGCGCATCCGCTGACCGATGCTCTCTGTCTCATTCATCGTCACATCACCGACTGTCCGGATACGGTGATGTGCGGGGGCATGCCGTCGGACATGATGGTCTCCATGTTCGTCCTGCGGTAGCACACAGGACGGTACCCCTCGCCACGGTCGGGGGGACAGCGAGCGGCCTCACCTTCGCGGCGGATTCAAGGGCCGTTGTGCTGCCGACGGCAGACGTGACCTCCCGCTTACTTGGGGACGTGGAGAGACTTCTCGGCACCGACACCGGTCCCGCCACGCTCGACGTGGACGGCGTGGAGATCCCCGTTCACGCCGAGCTGACCGCCCGGCAGGAGATGGGCGACTGGATCGACGACACCGGCACACCTCTCGGCCTGGCGGCCGGCCGCCTGGGGCGGTGACCTCCGCGAGCCCGCTCCACGTGCCACGCCTCGTCCCGGCCCGGGTCGATGACTTGGTCGACGCGGCAGCACCACCGACCACGTGGTCGGTGGTGCGCGGGAAGGCCACGGCCGTGACAGCAGAGGGTAGTTGGAGGCGTCGTAGCGTAAGGGCCCGTCGATCCCGGGCCGGTCTCCACCCGCAGACCGGGTGTGATCGCGAGACGTACACCCGGGGTGCGAGGGGGCCGTCATACGTCCACCGCCCATCTGCTCAGCATTTCTGTCCCACGCCTACTTGATGAGGTCCTTGAACTTGTAGTAGCCGCCCGCGAAGGGCAGGAACCAGGGCGGGCCGAAGTGTCCCGGGATCCGTCTGAAGGGCAGGTCGCGCCAGGGGTTGGCGGTCGGCGTGCCGTTCATGTAGTCGGCCATCTGCTTGCCCATGTGCGTGGCCATCTGGACGCCGTGGCCGGAGTAGCCGAGCGAGTAGAACAATCCGTTCTGCTCGCCGGCGTGCACCATTCGGTCCATGCTCATATCGACCAGGCCGCCCCAGCAGTAGTCGACGCGCGTGTTCGTGAGCTGCGGGAAGATCTCGGTCATCGCCTTTCGCAGGATGCGCCCGCTCTTCGCGTCCGACTGCTGGTTGGACATGGCGAACCGGGCGCGACCACCGAACAGCAGCCGCTCGTCCGGAGTGATCCGGAAGTAGTTCAGCAGGTTCAAGGTGTTCGATGCCATCCGCCGATTCGGCAGCAGCATGTCGCAGACGTCCTTGCCCAGCGGTTCGGTCACGATGATGAAGCTGCCGAGGGGCGCGATCCTGACCTGATGCCAGCGGAACGGCCTGCTGGTGTAGCCGCTGGTCGCGACCAGCACCTGGTCGGCCTGGACGGTCCCTCGCGGAGTGACCAGCTCGTGCCGCGTACCGTCCAGTCGACTGACCTTCTCGACCATTGCCTTCTCATGAATGATGACGCCGATCCGCGCGGCCGCCTCGGCGAGCCCCTTGGTGAACTTGCCGACATGCAGCCCTGCGCTCCTGGCGTCGACCATCCCGCCGTGGAAGCGGTCGGAGCCGATCTCCGAGTGGATCTCGCTCTTGGCTATGAGCCGGGTCTCGACCCCGAGGCGGCCGGACATGATGGCGTGGGTCTTGCGCAGACCCTCGACGTGAGCCGGCTTGGAGGCCAGGATCAGCTTGCCCGTACGAGCGAAGTCGCAGTCG
Above is a window of Streptomyces sp. NBC_01803 DNA encoding:
- a CDS encoding helix-turn-helix domain-containing protein, with the translated sequence MNETESIGQRMRAARLRLGLTQADVANALGRTQGWVSKAEKGLIELDRTSVINAVAGVLHIHPNELIDRPYRGGAAAANQWEVSAAAIIRELRRYDLAPIFDGQPRPSQSLWARTAQLHELRDNAQNTKILAVLPDLLREARALAEVSSGHEREEAWAIYAIACKFGHTSAHALGHPELVAITCERAAWAAERSGDALMPAVADWMRVWDMWATADWSDAVALSDKALLTIEPEYRRGDPLAVRAWGALHLRAAVSAARGAREAEARHRIDQACEAAELAAGHQPQFDRHSLTFSAANVSIHGVNVELEMSHQDEALRLHEQMDKRAVLALPKSRRGHYQLDLARAYLWTGQREQALKELEKAEATAPQLIRNHPIARATLRRIRSGERTSLSESLRRMSGRFRLDD
- a CDS encoding helix-turn-helix domain-containing protein; translation: MDGCLTPAPRSPPVLRRRLEVGRRLREAREYRNLSQPERDELAGVDFKPISRIETGSVTPLLDTLLVLADALAISPQQLLPQWPRPPGG
- a CDS encoding NAD(P)/FAD-dependent oxidoreductase, which encodes MKFTPYWLDTAPEGPDRSRTEIGGHVDVAIIGAGLTGLSAALHLARKGANVHVFEKETVGFGASGRNGGMATMGLSIGIRDAVSRYGFDTAKAYLLAYHDAVDTIEKLVNDEGIDCDFARTGKLILASKPAHVEGLRKTHAIMSGRLGVETRLIAKSEIHSEIGSDRFHGGMVDARSAGLHVGKFTKGLAEAAARIGVIIHEKAMVEKVSRLDGTRHELVTPRGTVQADQVLVATSGYTSRPFRWHQVRIAPLGSFIIVTEPLGKDVCDMLLPNRRMASNTLNLLNYFRITPDERLLFGGRARFAMSNQQSDAKSGRILRKAMTEIFPQLTNTRVDYCWGGLVDMSMDRMVHAGEQNGLFYSLGYSGHGVQMATHMGKQMADYMNGTPTANPWRDLPFRRIPGHFGPPWFLPFAGGYYKFKDLIK